A genomic region of bacterium contains the following coding sequences:
- a CDS encoding sensor domain-containing diguanylate cyclase yields MDDLIRQHLGERQTSGVREEFSQNTLGQLIQTLENMAAEGRDPIRVVYGWRDALYPDLPLLPVNRQLPSSSYQDLSAHLGQDATTLLYLFDDGASAFSLLGQLVDNPEISVFQQRLPVRALWSFDRTFQQELLAELERRLPFHRLPLDDQPRRNGLAARFHGRLIKFLEESLLETRQSLNLITGILRVQKTISRELDFERLLELIGDTLIETFHFQLGELELYDAEESRLVHQVTWNMDSPGQTLSRNLQILLDVEQERSLFLAGAPVVLEALRRHPLVLNHRLVEILGLRFAILLPLFAGDEKVGLLKLYYGHPEVISPTRLAWLEELSNLMASAILNAREHTRVFELATKDGLTSLHNRRYFEEQFNLELARTRRTGARLSLLMLDVDHFKTYNDRNGHLAGDEVLVQVARLVKQNIRSVDLIARYGGEEFIILLTGADILVGRTVAEKIRAAIADHPFPHGGGQPGGRLTVSIGVAEMKSSTRALEEMIRRADAALYRAKEQGRNRVQTDG; encoded by the coding sequence ATGGATGACCTGATCCGCCAGCATCTGGGCGAGAGACAAACCAGCGGCGTCCGGGAGGAATTCTCCCAGAACACGCTCGGTCAGCTCATCCAGACCCTGGAGAACATGGCGGCCGAGGGGCGCGACCCCATCCGGGTCGTGTACGGCTGGCGGGACGCCCTTTATCCGGATCTGCCCCTGCTCCCCGTCAACCGCCAGCTTCCCTCTTCGTCCTACCAGGACCTGAGCGCGCACCTGGGCCAGGACGCCACCACCCTGCTCTACCTCTTCGACGACGGGGCCTCCGCCTTCAGCCTGCTCGGCCAGCTGGTGGACAATCCGGAGATCAGCGTCTTCCAGCAGCGACTGCCGGTGCGCGCCCTCTGGAGCTTCGACCGCACCTTCCAGCAGGAGCTGCTGGCCGAGCTGGAGCGCCGGTTGCCTTTCCACCGCCTGCCCCTGGACGATCAGCCAAGGCGCAACGGGTTGGCGGCCCGCTTCCACGGCCGCCTCATCAAGTTCCTTGAGGAGAGCCTGCTGGAGACGCGCCAGTCGCTCAACCTGATCACCGGCATCCTGCGCGTGCAGAAGACGATCAGTCGCGAGTTGGACTTCGAGCGTCTGCTGGAGCTGATTGGCGACACCCTGATCGAGACCTTCCATTTCCAGTTGGGTGAGCTGGAACTCTACGACGCCGAGGAGTCCCGCCTCGTCCACCAGGTCACCTGGAACATGGACAGCCCGGGGCAGACACTCAGCCGCAACCTGCAGATCCTGCTTGACGTGGAGCAGGAGCGCTCCCTCTTCCTGGCGGGCGCCCCGGTCGTGCTCGAGGCCCTGCGCCGCCACCCCCTCGTCCTCAACCACCGCCTGGTGGAGATCCTGGGCCTGCGTTTCGCCATCCTGCTGCCGCTCTTCGCCGGCGACGAGAAAGTGGGCCTGCTCAAGCTCTACTACGGCCACCCCGAGGTGATCAGTCCCACGCGCCTGGCCTGGCTGGAGGAGCTGTCCAACCTGATGGCCAGCGCCATCCTCAACGCCCGCGAACATACCCGCGTCTTCGAGCTGGCCACCAAGGACGGCCTGACCAGCCTGCACAACCGCCGCTACTTCGAGGAGCAGTTCAACCTGGAACTGGCCCGCACACGCCGTACCGGCGCCCGGCTCAGCCTGCTCATGCTGGACGTGGACCACTTCAAGACCTACAACGACCGCAACGGCCACCTGGCTGGCGACGAGGTGCTGGTGCAGGTGGCGCGCCTCGTCAAGCAGAACATCCGCTCGGTGGATCTCATCGCCCGCTACGGCGGGGAGGAGTTCATCATCCTGCTCACCGGCGCCGACATCTTGGTGGGCCGCACCGTGGCCGAGAAGATCCGCGCCGCCATCGCCGACCATCCCTTCCCCCACGGCGGGGGACAACCGGGTGGCCGCCTGACCGTCTCCATCGGCGTGGCGGAGATGAAAAGCTCGACCCGCGCCCTCGAGGAGATGATCCGCCGGGCCGACGCCGCCCTCTACCGGGCCAAGGAGCAGGGACGCAACCGGGTGCAGACGGACGGATGA
- a CDS encoding glycosyltransferase family 2 protein — protein sequence MRMVSVPAPPQCQPTGPAVPERGPALLIPAFQAARSLPVLLGEIARGLPGLPVLVVDDGSTDDTTQAARAGGAEVFRHLRNQGKGAALARGWSLLFRRGHAAVLCLDADGQHDPAEAKAFLDLWRRERPDLIVGDRGLGEASMPWDRRLSNRLSTLVLRRRTGLPLTDSQCGFRLLTRSLWEGLRLRGRAYDQESELLLQAAALGARVRQVPVVQRPARADSHVRRGPDLLRFLARLAEGAAALEDEET from the coding sequence ATGAGGATGGTGTCCGTCCCCGCCCCGCCCCAATGCCAGCCCACTGGCCCGGCCGTCCCCGAGCGGGGGCCGGCCCTGCTCATCCCGGCCTTCCAGGCTGCCCGCAGCCTGCCCGTCCTCCTGGGCGAGATTGCCCGGGGCCTGCCGGGGCTGCCCGTGCTGGTGGTGGACGACGGTTCCACCGACGACACGACCCAGGCCGCCCGCGCGGGCGGCGCCGAGGTCTTCCGCCACCTGCGCAACCAGGGCAAGGGCGCGGCCCTGGCCCGCGGCTGGAGCCTGCTCTTCCGCCGCGGACATGCCGCCGTGCTCTGCCTGGACGCCGATGGCCAGCATGATCCGGCCGAGGCCAAGGCCTTCCTCGACCTGTGGCGTCGCGAGCGGCCCGATCTGATCGTGGGGGACCGCGGCCTGGGGGAGGCGTCCATGCCCTGGGACCGCCGCCTCTCCAACCGCCTCTCCACCCTGGTGCTGCGCCGACGGACGGGCTTGCCGCTGACGGACAGCCAGTGCGGCTTCCGCCTGCTGACGCGCTCCCTCTGGGAGGGGCTGCGGCTCCGCGGCCGCGCCTATGACCAGGAGAGCGAGCTGCTGCTGCAGGCGGCGGCGCTGGGCGCGCGGGTGCGGCAGGTGCCGGTGGTCCAACGTCCGGCCCGGGCGGACAGCCACGTGCGGCGCGGGCCGGATCTCCTGCGCTTCCTGGCCCGGCTGGCCGAGGGCGCCGCCGCGCTGGAGGACGAGGAGACATGA
- a CDS encoding protein-L-isoaspartate(D-aspartate) O-methyltransferase, protein MSEHLEEARREMVERHLRARGIRDERVLGAMARLERHRFVDGPMMARAYEDRPLPIGQGQTISQPYIVALMTEALQLTGDERVLEVGTGSGYQAALLSLLCERVYTIERHSELLVRARRVFDELGLANIVSRRGDGSIGWPAEAPFDRIIVTAGAPAVPDSLARQLALGGRLVLPVGDRREQELKIVDRLSDSAFRGRTAGACTFVPLLGKEGWAAGTP, encoded by the coding sequence ATGAGCGAACATCTCGAGGAGGCCCGCCGCGAGATGGTGGAGCGGCATCTGCGGGCCCGCGGCATCCGCGACGAGCGGGTGCTGGGGGCCATGGCGCGCCTGGAGCGCCATCGTTTCGTGGACGGTCCCATGATGGCCCGCGCCTATGAGGACCGTCCCCTCCCCATCGGCCAGGGACAGACGATCAGCCAGCCCTACATCGTCGCCCTGATGACGGAGGCCCTCCAGCTGACGGGTGACGAGCGCGTGCTGGAGGTGGGCACAGGCAGCGGCTACCAGGCCGCCCTGCTCAGCCTCCTCTGCGAGCGGGTCTACACCATCGAGCGGCACAGCGAGCTGCTCGTCCGCGCCCGCCGCGTCTTCGACGAGCTGGGGCTGGCCAACATCGTCAGCCGCCGCGGGGACGGCAGCATCGGCTGGCCGGCCGAGGCCCCCTTCGACCGCATCATCGTCACCGCCGGCGCCCCGGCCGTGCCCGACTCCCTGGCCCGGCAGCTGGCCCTGGGCGGCCGCCTCGTGCTGCCCGTGGGCGACCGGCGCGAGCAGGAGCTGAAGATCGTCGACCGCCTCTCGGACAGCGCCTTCCGGGGCCGCACGGCCGGGGCCTGCACCTTCGTGCCGCTGCTGGGCAAGGAGGGCTGGGCCGCCGGCACCCCCTGA
- a CDS encoding VTT domain-containing protein has product MLRRLYHWVLHWADHRWAVPALALLAFAESSFFPVPPDVLLIALTLGRPRRAWWYAGVCSLGSVAGGVLGYLIGALLWEAVQGWFIPLLFSQEIFDHVAGLYGRNAFWAIFTAAFTPIPYKVFTIAAGVFHEQVALGVLVLASALGRPLRFFLVAGLLRFFGEPMKAFIERWFDWLALAFAVLLIGSFLLVKLIGG; this is encoded by the coding sequence ATGCTTCGTCGCCTCTACCACTGGGTTCTCCACTGGGCCGACCACCGCTGGGCCGTGCCCGCCCTGGCGCTGCTGGCCTTCGCCGAGTCCAGCTTCTTCCCGGTGCCACCCGACGTGCTCCTCATCGCCCTGACGCTGGGTCGGCCGCGGCGGGCCTGGTGGTACGCCGGGGTCTGCTCGCTGGGGTCGGTGGCCGGCGGCGTGCTGGGCTACCTGATCGGCGCCCTGCTGTGGGAGGCGGTCCAGGGCTGGTTCATCCCCCTCCTCTTCAGCCAGGAGATCTTCGACCACGTGGCCGGCCTCTACGGTCGCAATGCCTTCTGGGCCATTTTCACGGCGGCCTTCACGCCCATCCCCTACAAGGTCTTCACCATCGCGGCGGGGGTCTTCCACGAACAGGTGGCGCTGGGCGTGCTGGTGCTGGCCTCGGCCCTGGGCCGCCCCCTGCGCTTCTTCCTGGTGGCCGGACTGCTGCGTTTCTTCGGCGAGCCGATGAAGGCCTTCATCGAGCGCTGGTTCGACTGGCTGGCCCTCGCTTTCGCCGTGCTCCTGATCGGCAGCTTCCTCCTCGTCAAGCTGATCGGAGGCTGA
- a CDS encoding ferredoxin: MADKARKFPENVPGKFYVDEDCICCGACVDAAPNNFKESAGGDYDYVYKQPENETELQQCKDAIAECPVNCIGDDGED; the protein is encoded by the coding sequence ATGGCCGACAAGGCGCGCAAATTCCCGGAGAACGTTCCCGGCAAGTTCTATGTGGACGAGGACTGCATCTGCTGCGGTGCCTGCGTGGACGCCGCCCCCAACAACTTCAAGGAATCCGCGGGCGGAGACTACGATTACGTCTACAAGCAGCCGGAGAACGAAACGGAATTGCAGCAGTGCAAGGACGCCATTGCCGAGTGCCCCGTCAACTGCATCGGGGACGACGGCGAAGACTGA
- a CDS encoding GNAT family N-acetyltransferase yields MACTAEDLYRTLIEDARRLVEAAAHRLRESGPEDGAVSSGWTAAQVLGHLWDSAQVNHLRLLRGMAGDDLIFPGYDQDAWVGVQDPATLPWELLVEGWRADNLRLLHLAGRLEPVLRTRLHPRHSLDRIGWQPHPAHLPASLEHLIRDYLGHLRHHLRRLSPALVPPSSMPAALDRAVLPLRTGRLVLEPLRTEDVDELAPILADPAVVRHLPGPPRSREQTAKTIAHFVAHQERLGFSAWALRMREDGRLAGWCGLAELDGTGEVELLYCLGTHAWGRGIASEAARACLACARDQLGLPRLAAVVAPDNQASRRVLATCGLDQRRPARHFGLELEWWQIDFDKEPT; encoded by the coding sequence ATGGCCTGCACGGCGGAGGACCTTTACCGGACGCTGATCGAGGATGCCCGCCGGCTGGTGGAGGCGGCCGCCCACCGGCTGCGGGAGAGCGGCCCGGAGGACGGCGCCGTGTCCTCCGGCTGGACCGCCGCCCAGGTGCTGGGTCACCTCTGGGACAGCGCCCAGGTCAACCATCTGCGCCTGCTGCGCGGCATGGCAGGGGATGATCTCATCTTTCCCGGCTACGACCAAGATGCCTGGGTGGGAGTCCAGGATCCCGCCACCCTGCCCTGGGAGCTTCTGGTGGAGGGCTGGCGCGCCGACAACCTGCGCCTGCTGCACCTGGCCGGCCGCCTGGAGCCGGTCCTGCGCACGCGGCTCCACCCCCGGCACAGCCTGGACCGCATCGGCTGGCAGCCTCATCCCGCCCACCTGCCCGCCTCCCTCGAGCATCTCATCCGCGACTACCTGGGCCACCTGCGCCATCACCTGCGCCGCCTCTCGCCCGCCCTTGTCCCGCCGTCCAGCATGCCCGCGGCCCTGGACCGCGCCGTCCTGCCCCTGCGCACGGGCCGGCTCGTGCTGGAGCCGCTGCGGACGGAGGATGTGGACGAGCTTGCCCCCATCCTGGCGGATCCGGCCGTGGTGCGGCACCTGCCCGGTCCGCCGCGCAGCCGCGAGCAGACGGCCAAGACGATCGCCCATTTCGTCGCCCACCAGGAACGGCTTGGTTTCAGCGCCTGGGCCCTGCGCATGCGGGAGGACGGGCGCCTGGCCGGCTGGTGCGGCCTGGCCGAGTTGGACGGCACGGGCGAGGTGGAGCTGCTCTACTGCCTGGGCACCCATGCCTGGGGCCGTGGCATCGCCAGCGAGGCGGCCCGCGCCTGCCTGGCTTGTGCCCGCGACCAGCTGGGCCTGCCCCGCCTGGCCGCCGTGGTGGCGCCGGACAACCAGGCCAGCCGGCGCGTCCTGGCCACGTGCGGCCTGGATCAGCGCCGTCCCGCCCGCCACTTCGGCCTGGAGCTGGAGTGGTGGCAGATCGACTTTGACAAGGAGCCGACATGA
- a CDS encoding YbhB/YbcL family Raf kinase inhibitor-like protein, whose product MKLIIPTLCLVLWLGCGGSPPAPAPPVEAPPEAPADTAFALRSDAFADGQAIPARYTCEGLDLSPPLAWTPPPPGTLSLALLVRDPDAPDPAAPTRTWTHWLLLNLPPAAGVLPEQAGNESRTGVPAGALDGLNDWGRGGWGGPCPPVGRHRYQFLLFALDTLLPLRADWSREELELLGETRALAVAQVTGTYQKSAP is encoded by the coding sequence ATGAAGCTGATCATCCCGACCCTCTGTCTTGTCCTCTGGCTGGGCTGCGGCGGCAGCCCGCCCGCCCCCGCGCCGCCAGTGGAGGCGCCGCCGGAGGCCCCGGCCGACACGGCCTTCGCCTTGCGCTCCGACGCCTTCGCCGACGGCCAGGCCATCCCCGCCCGCTACACCTGCGAGGGCCTGGATCTCTCGCCGCCCCTCGCCTGGACGCCGCCGCCGCCGGGCACGCTCAGCCTGGCTCTGCTCGTCCGTGATCCGGACGCCCCCGATCCGGCGGCTCCCACCCGGACCTGGACCCACTGGCTCCTGCTCAACCTGCCGCCCGCGGCGGGCGTCCTGCCCGAGCAGGCGGGCAACGAGAGCCGCACGGGCGTTCCCGCCGGAGCGCTGGACGGACTCAACGACTGGGGGCGCGGCGGCTGGGGCGGCCCTTGCCCGCCCGTGGGCCGCCACCGCTACCAGTTTCTCCTGTTCGCCCTGGATACCCTGCTGCCCCTCCGCGCCGATTGGTCGCGGGAGGAACTGGAGCTGCTGGGGGAGACACGGGCCCTGGCCGTGGCGCAGGTGACCGGCACCTACCAGAAGTCAGCGCCATGA
- a CDS encoding DinB family protein produces the protein MSGAALHPALARPLPGEAAPAYDAYLAACPVGDLRHLLAEQATAFRRELAGLDEAAGAHRYAPGKWSLAQLVGHLADTEQILLGRALRLARGDSRPQPGFDEDAYAAAWTPSLARERERWLEQRGQTCRFFTNLAPEDWLRPGLVEDRPVSVRALGWIIAGHLEHHLRSLRQRYRPGLDPTPGEPGAPGEPRPAADACRVWRAGEAEQVLDREGIQGWRLVREQDRRLIRLHLAAGSALAPHPVPDRALFWLAAGRGRLTVEGRTVELAGGDAALVAAGATRGWEAMTDLDLLVVRGWPED, from the coding sequence ATGAGCGGGGCGGCCCTCCACCCGGCCCTCGCCCGCCCCCTGCCCGGCGAGGCGGCCCCCGCCTACGACGCCTACCTGGCCGCCTGCCCGGTGGGCGACCTGCGCCACCTGCTGGCGGAGCAGGCCACCGCTTTCCGTCGGGAGCTGGCCGGCCTGGACGAGGCGGCCGGTGCCCACCGCTACGCGCCCGGCAAATGGAGCCTGGCCCAGTTGGTGGGGCACCTGGCCGACACGGAGCAGATCCTGCTTGGCCGCGCCCTGCGCCTGGCCCGCGGCGACAGCCGCCCCCAGCCGGGTTTCGACGAGGACGCCTACGCCGCCGCCTGGACGCCCTCCCTGGCGCGGGAGCGGGAGCGCTGGCTGGAACAGCGCGGCCAGACTTGTCGCTTCTTCACCAACCTGGCGCCGGAGGACTGGCTGCGGCCGGGCCTGGTGGAGGACCGGCCCGTCTCCGTGCGTGCCCTGGGCTGGATCATCGCCGGCCACCTCGAGCACCATCTGCGCAGCCTGCGCCAGCGCTACCGGCCGGGCCTGGACCCGACGCCCGGCGAACCGGGCGCCCCGGGGGAGCCCCGCCCGGCGGCGGACGCCTGTCGCGTCTGGCGCGCCGGCGAGGCGGAGCAGGTGCTGGACCGGGAGGGCATCCAGGGCTGGCGGCTGGTCCGCGAGCAGGATCGGCGCCTCATCCGCCTGCACCTGGCGGCGGGATCCGCGCTGGCGCCGCATCCCGTGCCCGACCGGGCCCTCTTCTGGCTGGCGGCGGGACGGGGCCGCCTCACGGTGGAGGGCCGGACGGTGGAGCTGGCCGGCGGCGACGCCGCCCTGGTCGCCGCCGGCGCCACGCGGGGCTGGGAGGCCATGACCGACCTCGACCTGCTGGTGGTGCGTGGCTGGCCGGAGGACTGA
- a CDS encoding VOC family protein, whose translation MKGGLHHVEIYVADLPAAREFWPWWLGELGWEPFQDWADGFSMLLGDTYLVFVQATLLDQAFHRRRPGLNHLAFRAAHRAQVDRLTGELRRRGWTILYPERHPRAGGGDSYSLFFEGPERLKIELTVDGEAAADGPATGA comes from the coding sequence ATGAAGGGCGGGTTGCACCACGTGGAGATCTACGTCGCCGACCTGCCCGCGGCCAGGGAGTTCTGGCCCTGGTGGCTGGGCGAGCTGGGCTGGGAACCCTTCCAGGACTGGGCGGATGGCTTCAGCATGCTGCTGGGCGACACCTATCTCGTCTTCGTCCAGGCCACCCTGCTGGACCAGGCCTTCCACCGGCGGCGGCCGGGCCTCAACCACCTTGCCTTCCGCGCCGCCCACCGCGCCCAGGTGGACCGTCTGACGGGCGAGCTGCGCCGCCGCGGCTGGACCATCCTCTATCCCGAGCGCCATCCCCGCGCCGGGGGCGGCGACAGCTACTCCCTCTTCTTCGAGGGTCCGGAGCGCTTGAAGATCGAGCTGACGGTGGACGGCGAGGCCGCGGCGGACGGTCCGGCGACGGGGGCGTGA
- a CDS encoding DUF420 domain-containing protein: MNGGLFSRASLLTEGELVLGLLVIAWMMGGVALAWSGRRAAHVAAMKALPPLMALFLVVFVAGALTRGGVEALGDGARQALLALLILHVVLSLAGGLLLVHVLRQGWRAAGSDPVRAAAALGRHRRWAGFTAGFWLVNGLLGVLVFLLAYVV; the protein is encoded by the coding sequence GTGAACGGTGGCCTCTTCAGTCGCGCCAGCTTGCTCACCGAGGGGGAGCTGGTGCTGGGTCTGCTCGTGATCGCCTGGATGATGGGCGGGGTGGCCCTGGCCTGGTCCGGCCGGCGCGCCGCCCACGTGGCGGCCATGAAGGCCCTGCCGCCGTTGATGGCCCTGTTTCTTGTCGTCTTCGTGGCCGGCGCCCTGACCCGGGGTGGCGTGGAGGCGCTGGGCGACGGCGCCCGGCAGGCCCTCCTCGCCCTGCTCATCCTCCATGTCGTCCTCTCCCTGGCCGGCGGCCTGCTCTTGGTGCACGTGCTGCGACAGGGCTGGCGGGCGGCCGGATCCGACCCCGTCCGCGCCGCCGCAGCCCTGGGCCGGCATCGCCGCTGGGCCGGCTTCACGGCGGGCTTCTGGCTGGTCAACGGCCTGCTGGGCGTCCTCGTTTTCCTGCTGGCCTACGTCGTGTGA